The following are from one region of the Malassezia vespertilionis chromosome 4, complete sequence genome:
- the PRPF8 gene encoding Pre-mRNA-processing-splicing factor 8 (COG:A; BUSCO:EOG092600NM; EggNog:ENOG503NU2Q), which yields MAGAPPPGFMGPPPGFRDGGSQRPTGTLDEPGKLTPEQLASKARKWKQSQSRKYGDRRGKTAFVDTGKQELPPEHVRKIIKDHGDMSNRKFRAEKRVHLGALKYVPHAMMKLLENIPMPWEQVREVPVLYHVTGAITFVNETPRVIEPIYHAQWATMWLAMRREKRDRRHFKRIRFPPFDDEEPPIDYSDNILGVEPLEPVQLELDEEEDAPINAWLYDNKPLANDLRYVNGTSYRSFHLDLPQMSALYRLGRTLLSDFTSGDRNYFYLFDNKSFYTAKALNVAIPGGPKFEPLHKELEGYDDDWNEFNDVRKVIIRQQIRTEYKVAFPHLYNSRPRSVHMGTYHEPKNMYVRTDDPDLPAFYFDPSLHPISSRTLGSSHMFRNHYDDGEPVLSHEDEVFGDGIDGDEQLPDSLAFTLPDNVEPYLEHAPLENELTADAIALWWAPPPYSRRSGQTRRAVDVPLIKGWYLEHAPPGLPVKVRVSYQKLLKKYVHNTLHTKPYKPQTKKYLFRQLKATKFFQTTHLDWLEAGLQVVRQSFNMLNLLIHRKGLTYLHLDYNMNLKPVKTLTTKERKKSRFGNAFHLVRELARMTKLIVDAHVQFRLGNCDAYQLADGLQYLLNHVGQLTGIYRYKYKVMHQIRACKDLKHVIYYRFNSGPVGKGPGVGFWGPSWRVWIFFMRGITPLLERWLGNLLARQFEGRNGRSGGKSVTKQRVESHFDLELRAAVMHDLLDMMPEGVKQNKTKTILQHLTEAWRCWKANVPWKVPGMPSAIENIILRYVKAKSDWWTSVAHYNRERIRRGATVDKTVSRKNLGRLTRLYLKAEQERQNAYLKDGPYITSEAAVAIYTTTVHWLESRRFQPIPFPSLNFKHDTKLLVLALEKLKESYSVQARLNQTQREELALIEQAFDNPHETLARIKRLMLTQRAFKEVGLEFFDTFAKLVPTYDIEPMEKVTDAYLDQYLAYESDKRGLFPPWIKPSDQEPPPLLVYKWANGVNNLDGVWDTAEGQCNVLMETTLSKVYEKVDITLLNRLLRLIMDHNLADYITAKNNVSIVWKDMAHVNAYGLIRGLQFSGFVFQYYGLILDLLILGLKRASEMAGPPKMPNGYLQYQDTSVQTCHPVRLYTRYIDRIYLLYRFTADEARDLIQRYLSANPDPNNSNLIGYNNKKCWPRDARMRLNKHDVNLGRAVFWTVKNSLPRSLTTIEWDDTFVSVFSKDNPNLLFSMLGFEVRILPKCRQDDMTEQRDGVWSLVQASTGERTASAFLRVSDEGIQSFHNRVRQVLMSAGASPFSKIINKWNTTLIGLMTYYREAVIHTNELLDLLVKSENKVQTRVKIGLNSKMPSRFPPVVFYSPKELGGLGMLSMGHVLIPQSDLRWSRQTDTGISHFRSGMSHDEDQLIPNLYRYIQSWESEFLDSSRIWSEYANKRREANAQNRRLTLEDLEDSWDRGIPRINTLFQKDRTILSYDKMWRVRNEFKQYQLLKYNPFWWTSQRHDGKLWQLNQYRTDIIAALGGVESCLEHTLFKGCNFPTWEGLFWEKASGFEDSMKNKKLTNAQRSGLSQIPNRRFTLWWSPTINRANVYVGFQVQLDLTGIFMHGKIPTLKISLIQLFRAHLWQKIHESVVMDLCQVFDQELEALQIETVQKETIHPRKSYRMNASAADAVLFASYKWPMSSPSLLTDSRDLMDGSSGNKWWFDVQLRWGDFDSHDIERYCRAKYLDYTSDNTSIYPSPSGVLIGIDLAYNMHSAYGTYIPGAKPLLQQAMSKIMKANPALYVLRERIRKSLQLYSSEPTEPYLNSGNYAELFSNQVIWMIDDTNVYRVTIHRTFEGNLVTKPINGAIFVLNPRTGQLFLKIIHTSVWAGQKRLGQLAKWKTAEEVAALIRSLPVEEQPKQVIVTRKGMLDPLEVHLLDFPNIVIKGSQLQLPFQALLKLEKFGDLILRATQPQMVLYSLYDDWLKSISSYTAFSRCILLLRALHVNQEKTKVVLRPSVNTITQPHHIWPSFSDDEWIKVEIALRDLILQDYGRRNQVAVASLTSSEIRDIILGMDIASPSQQRQQMAEIEQNEAQQQVTATQTRTVNVHGDEIQTVTTTQYENKVFSSKSDWRVRALSATNLPLRVQHLYVSNDDVREDVGALTYVFPKNILKTFVVQADLRTQVVGLLYGASPQDVPAVKEIRLIVWVPQRGTNSGVELPNDLPTHEYMLKDLEPLGWVKTQAQDTTSLLPQDVVTHAKMMAAHAEWGANSICVAASFTPGSVSLAAYALSVSGFEWGRKANAVDAAGQAPGFSPSMVDKVQLLLSDRILGTTLAPTQGTWNYGLSLSAQWTPTMQYAVQLAPPAAFWDEVHRPQNFLTFAGDVPDDDGGADWQDALA from the coding sequence ATGGCGGGTGCACCACCACCTGGATTTATGGGCCCCCCACCTGGATTCCGTGACGGCGGGTCGCAGAGGCCAACAGGCACTCTAGACGAGCCTGGGAAGCTTACGCCAGAGCAACTTGCGTcgaaagcgcgcaagtggAAGCAGAGCCAGAGTCGGAAGTATGGAGACCGTCGTGGTAAAACTGCTTTTGTTGATACCGGTAAACAGGAGCTCCCGCCTGAGCATGTGCGCAAGATTATCAAGGACCACGGCGACATGAGTAACCGCAAATTCCGCGCAGAGAAACGTGTGCACCTTGGTGCGCTCAAGTACGTGCCACATGCGATGATGAAGCTTTTGGAAAACATTCCCATGCCGTGGGAGCAGGTGCGGGAAGTGCCGGTGTTGTATCATGTCACGGGCGCGATTACGTTTGTGAATGAAACGCCGCGTGTGATCGAGCCCATTTACCATGCACAATGGGCCACTATGTGGCTGGCCATGCGTCGTGAAAAACGCGATCGCCGCCACTTTAAGCGCATTCGCTTCCCTCCTtttgacgacgaggagccACCTATTGACTACAGCGACAATATTCTGGGCGTCGAGCCGCTGGAGCCAGTGCAGCTCGAGCTAGATGAGGAAGAGGATGCGCCGATCAATGCATGGCTTTACGACAACAAGCCATTGGCCAATGATCTGCGATACGTCAACGGCACCTCGTACCGCTCCTTCCACTTGGATCTGCCGCAAATGTCGGCGCTCTACCGTCTGGGACGCACGCTTCTAAGTGACTTTACCAGCGGTGATCGCAACTACTTTTACCTATTTGATAACAAGTCGTTCTACACCGCCAAGGCACTGAATGTAGCAATTCCAGGTGGACCCAAGTTTGAGCCCCTGCACAAGGAATTGGAGGGCTACGACGACGACTGGAACGAGTTTAACGATGTCCGCAAGGTTATCATCCGCCAGCAGATTCGCACAGAGTACAAGGTTGCCTTTCCGCATTTGTACAACAGTCGCCCGCGCTCTGTGCATATGGGCACGTACCACGAGCCGAAGAACATGTATGTGCGCACCGACGACCCAGACCTTCCTGCCTTTTACTTTGATCCTTCCCTCCATCCTATCTCGAGCCGCACGCTCGGTTCGAGCCACATGTTCCGTAATCACTACGACGATGGCGAGCCTGTGCTCAGCCATGAGGACGAGGTGTTTGGCGACGGTATCGATggcgacgagcagctcccGGATTCGCTCGCATTTACACTCCCCGATAATGTCGAGCCTTACTTGGAGCATGCACCGCTGGAAAATGAGTTGACTGCCGACGCCATTGCGCTTTGGtgggcgccgccgccgtacAGTCGACGCAGTGGACAAACGCGCAGGGCTGTGGACGTGCCGCTAATCAAAGGATGGTAcctcgagcatgcgccgcccggcCTCCCTGTCAAGGTGCGCGTCAGCTACCAAAAGCTGCTGAAAAAGTACGTGCACAACACGCTGCATACCAAGCCGTACAAGCCCCAAACGAAAAAGTACCTTTTCCGCCAGTTGAAAGCGACAAAGTTTTTCCAGACCACTCACCTGGATTGGCTCGAAGCAGGTCTTCAAGTCGTGCGGCAAAGCTTCAATATGCTGAACCTCTTGATTCATCGCAAGGGTCTCACCTACTTGCACTTGGACTACAACATGAACTTGAAGCCGGTGAAAACACTCACGACCAAGGagcgcaaaaagtcgcgctTCGGTAACGCCTTTCATCTAGTGCGCGAATTGGCGCGCATGACAAAGCTGATTGTGGATGCGCATGTGCAGTTCCGCCTTGGCAACTGCGACGCATACCAGCTTGCAGATGGGTTGCAGTATTTGCTGAACCACGTTGGTCAGCTCACCGGCATTTACCGATACAAGTACAAGGTCATGCACCAgatccgcgcgtgcaaagaCTTGAAGCACGTCATTTACTACCGGTTCAACTCTGGCCCTGTGGGAAAAGGACCGGGTGTCGGTTTCTGGGGCCCTTCGTGGCGCGTGTGGATCTTTTTTATGCGTGGAATTAcgccgctcctcgagcgATGGCTTGGTAACCTTCTCGCGCGCCAGTTTGAAGGGCGCAATGGGCGTTCGGGTGGCAAGTCTGTGACCAAGCAGCGTGTCGAATCGCACTTTGACCTCGaattgcgcgccgctgtcaTGCACGATCTGCTCGATATGATGCCCGAAGGCGTCAAGCAGAACAAGACCAAGACGATCCTCCAGCACCTTACCGAAGCATGGCGGTGCTGGAAAGCAAACGTGCCCTGGAAGGTGCCAGGCATGCCCTCCGCGATTGAGAACATCATTCTTCGGTATGTCAAGGCCAAGAGCGACTGGTGGACCTCTGTCGCGCACTATAATCGCGAACGTAtacgccgcggcgccactGTGGATAAGACGGTCAGCCGCAAGAACTTGGGACGTCTTACGCGCCTCTATCTTAAAGCCGAACAGGAGCGGCAAAACGCCTACCTGAAAGACGGCCCGTATATAACCAGCGAAGCCGCCGTTGCTATTTACACGACCACCGTCCACTGGCTCGAAAGCCGACGTTTCCAGCCGATTCCTTTCCCCTCGCTCAACTTTAAGCACGATACCAAActcctcgtcctcgctCTCGAGAAGCTAAAGGAGTCGTACAGCGTCCAGGCTCGCTTGAACCAGACGCAGCGtgaggagcttgcgctgaTCGAGCAAGCGTTTGACAATCCCCATGAaacgcttgcgcgcatcaagCGACTGATGCTtacgcagcgcgctttcAAAGAGGTCGGGCTCGAGTTCTTTGATACGTTTGCCAAGCTTGTGCCCACCTACGACATCGAGCCCATGGAAAAGGTGACGGATGCATACTTGGACCAGTACCTTGCCTACGAGTCCGACAAGCGCGGCCTCTTTCCCCCATGGATCAAGCCCAGCGACCAGGAGCCGCCGCCACTGCTTGTGTACAAATGGGCTAATGGCGTCAACAACCTCGACGGTGTGTGGGATACCGCTGAAGGCCAGTGCAATGTCCTGATGGAGACGACGCTGAGCAAGGTGTACGAAAAAGTAGACATTACCTTGCTCAACCGCCTCCTGCGTCTGATCATGGACCACAACCTTGCCGACTACATCACTGCCAAGAACAATGTGTCGATTGTGTGGAAAGACATGGCGCATGTGAATGCCTATGGGCTCATTCGAGGGCTGCAGTTCTCTGGCTTTGTCTTCCAGTACTATGGCCTCATCCTCGACTTGCTCATCCTTGGCTTGAAGCGTGCGAGCGAGATGGCAGGGCCGCCGAAAATGCCGAATGGCTACCTTCAGTACCAAGACACGAGCGTACAGACGTGCCATCCAGTGCGTCTCTACACGCGCTACATTGACCGTATCTATCTCTTGTATCGCTTCACCGcggacgaagcgcgcgatctCATCCAGCGCTACCTGAGCGCCAACCCCGACCCGAACAACAGCAATTTGATCGGGTACAACAACAAGAAATGCTGGCCCCGGGACGCCCGAATGCGGCTCAATAAGCACGATGTGAATCTTGGGCGTGCCGTGTTCTGGACGGTAAAGAAtagcttgccgcgcagcctCACGACGATCGAATGGGACGATACGTTTGTGAGTGTGTTTAGCAAGGACAACCCCAACCTGCTCTTCTCCATGCTTGGCTTCGAAGTGCGCATCCTGCCCAAGTGCCGCCAAGACGACATGaccgagcagcgcgatgGAGTGTGGTCGCTCGTGCAGGCGTCTACAGGCGAACGCACCGCGTCTGCCTTTTTGCGTGTCTCGGACGAAGGCATCCAAAGTTTTCACAaccgcgtgcgccaagtaTTAATGTCTGCGGGCGCCTCGCCGTTCAGCAAAATTATCAATAAATGGAACACGACGCTGATCGGACTCATGACCTACTACCGCGAGGCAGTCATCCACACCAACGAGCTCCTCGATCTCTTGGTGAAGAGCGAAAACAAGGTGCAAACGCGCGTCAAGATTGGGCTGAACAGCAAGATGCCCTCGCGTTTTCCTCCTGTCGTCTTCTACAGCCCCAAAGAGCTTGGTGGCCTGGGTATGCTGAGCATGGGCCACGTCCTTATTCCCCAATCGGACCTGCGCTGGTCCAGGCAAACAGACACGGGCATCTCACACTTCCGCAGCGGCATGAGCCACGACGAGGATCAGCTCATTCCCAATCTCTACCGCTACATCCAGAGCTGGGAGTCCGAGTTCCTCGACAGCTCGCGCATTTGGTCCGAGTATGCAAACAAGCGCCGAGAGGCCAATGCACAGAACCGCCGCTTGACCCTCGAGGACTTGGAGGATTCATGGGACCGCGGCATTCCACGCATCAACACCCTCTTCCAGAAAGACCGCACCATTTTGTCGTACGACAAAATGTGGCGCGTGCGGAATGAATTTAAGCAGTACCAGCTGCTCAAGTACAATCCATTCTGGTGGACCTCTCAGCGCCACGACGGCAAACTCTGGCAGTTGAACCAGTACCGCACCGACATCATCGCGGCCTTGGGCGGTGTAGAGTCCTGCTTGGAGCACACGCTCTTCAAGGGCTGTAACTTCCCCACCTGGGAGGGTCTCTTTTGGGAGAAGGCCTCGGGTTTTGAGGACTCGATGAAGAACAAGAAGCTCAccaatgcgcagcgctccgGTCTCTCTCAGATCCCCAACCGCCGCTTTACGCTTTGGTGGAGCCCTACGATCAACCGTGCGAATGTCTATGTTGGTTTCCAAGTCCAGCTGGATCTCACTGGCATTTTCATGCACGGCAAGATCCCCACGCTGAAAATCTCGCTCATCCAgcttttccgcgcgcacTTGTGGCAAAAGATTCACGAGAGCGTCGTGATGGATCTGTGCCAAGTGTTTGACCAGGAGCTTGAGGCGCTCCAGATTGAAACGGTGCAAAAAGAAACGATCCACCCGCGCAAGTCGTACCGCATGAATGCATCTGCTGCCGATGCGGTGCTGTTTGCGAGCTACAAGTGGCCCATGTCTTCTCCTTCCCTCCTCACCGATTCACGCGATCTCATGGACGGTTCCAGCGGCAACAAGTGGTGGTTTGACGTCCAGCTGCGCTGGGGCGACTTTGATTCGCACGATATCGAGCGCTACTGCCGCGCCAAGTACCTTGACTACACCTCGGACAATACATCCATCTATCCGTcgcccagcggcgtgctcaTTGGTATTGACCTTGCCTACAATATGCACTCGGCGTACGGCACGTATATTCCCGGCGCAAAGCCACTCTTGCAGCAGGCGATGAGCAAGATCATGAAGGCGAATCCCGCCTTGtatgtgctgcgcgagcgcatccgaAAAAGTCTGCAGCTCTACAGCTCGGAGCCCACAGAGCCCTACTTGAATTCGGGCAACTACGCGGAGCTCTTTAGCAACCAGGTGATTTGGATGATTGACGATACGAACGTGTATCGCGTCACAATCCACCGCACCTTTGAAGGCAACCTCGTCACCAAGCCCATCAATGGCGCCATCTTTGTCTTGAACCCGCGCACCGGCCAGCTCTTTTTGAAGATTATCCACACGTCGGTATGGGCGGGCCAGAAACGGCTGGGGCAGCTGGCCAAGTGGAAAACGGCGGAGGAAGTCGCTGCGTTGATCCGGTCCCTCCCCGTCGAGGAGCAGCCAAAGCAAGTGATTGTCACGCGCAAAGGCATGCTCGATCCGCTCGAGGTGCACTTGCTCGACTTTCCCAACATTGTCATCAAAGGCTCCCAGCTCCAGCTTCCTTTCCAGGCGCTGCTCAAGCTGGAAAAGTTTGGCGATTTGATCTTGCGTGCAACGCAGCCGCAAATGGTGCTGTACTCGCTGTACGACGACTGGCTCAAGAGCATCTCATCCTACACTGCCTTTTCGCGCTGTATCCTTttgctgcgtgcgctgcatgtgAACCAGGAAAAGACCAAGGTGGTCTTGCGCCCCAGCGTCAATACCATCACACAGCCGCACCACATTTGGCCCTCCTTCTCAGACGACGAATGGATCAAGGTCGAaattgcgctgcgcgacctCATCCTCCAGGACTACGGCAGGCGCAACCAGGTCGCGGTAGCAAGTCTTACTTCGAGCGAAATCCGCGACATTATCCTCGGTATGGACATTGCCTCGCCttcgcagcagcgccagcaaATGGCAGAGATCGAGCAGAACGAGGCACAGCAGCAAGTAACCGCGACCCAAACACGCACCGTCAATGTCCACGGCGACGAAATCCAAACGGTGACCACGACGCAGTACGAGAACAAGGTGTTTAGCTCCAAGAGCGactggcgcgtgcgcgcactCAGCGCCACGAATCTGCCGCTTCGTGTGCAGCATTTGTACGTCTCCAacgacgatgtgcgcgaggatgTGGGCGCGCTGACCTACGTCTTTCCCAAGAACATCCTCAAAACATTTGTCGTCCAGGCAgatttgcgcacgcaagtCGTCGGCCTCTTGTacggcgcttcgccgcaAGATGTGCCGGCCGTGAAAGAGATCAGGCTGATTGTGTGGGTGCCCCAGCGCGGTACAAACAGCGGCGTGGAGCTGCCCAACGACTTGCCCACGCACGAGTACATGCTCAAGGACCTCGAGCCCCTCGGCTGGGTCAAGACGCAGGCACAGGACACCACGTCTCTCCTGCCCCAGGACGTGGTGACGCACGCCAAGATgatggcggcgcacgccgagtGGGGCGCAAACAGTAtctgcgtcgctgcgtCCTTCACTCCGGGCTCGGTGAGCCTTGCGGCGTATGCACTCAGCGTCTCTGGCTTTGAGTGGGGCCGCAAGGCCAATGCCGTCGATGCGGCGGGCCAAGCACCAGGGTTCAGCCCCAGTATGGTGGACAAGGTACAGCTGTTGCTCAGCGACCGCATCCTCGGCACGACCCTGGCGCCCACCCAAGGCACCTGGAACTACGGCCTCTCCCTCTCTGCGCAGTGGACGCCCACGATGCAGTACGccgtgcagcttgcgccTCCCGCTGCGTTTTGGGACGAGGTGCACCGCCCGCAAAACTTTTTGACGTTTGCCGGCGACGTTCCAGACGACGACGGGGGGGCAGACTGGCAAGATGCACTTGCCTAA
- the MDM10 gene encoding Mitochondrial distribution and morphology protein 10 (COG:U; EggNog:ENOG503P05I; BUSCO:EOG09262TUR) yields MYDATTVLLYEYYRATGWNEQRAYAQLMTASSLLLDFPVPHGALLTHAAVSNPSLFSSARLLAVPLSGSLGYTHAATHAQFNAGCIQRASERMLSAIPFLQPDTLRTLRLAQRPPPREMLLHGNVHMPANLVEALAVMRLSPHWQCSASALSCAPRFPLVPLGRWIGVLPPPKPRQAPRALSGVPPGTTNMTLALQMQTEKTVAEYSYSVDDALWGVSVLRTLSSPASGAYGTLCAGAELFMSALERSAGVSMGLRYAMPHGCQWPVEAPQAALPSVATLTLNPIMGHVRTSYAAQVDPDLAVCARYDFNVFSYLSDLSFGLEYRLWTTEEDLVQDESPPRSLRETHGVWTPYVADKALSLREEHARAAPQPLAARSPAAEECAPLCHAPSLQGLLKWRMSASGVLALLWEGHWHRCLVSVGLRTQFEPCPSLMATTALGAEVTYLGA; encoded by the coding sequence ATGTACGACGCGACGACGGTGCTGTTGTACGAGTACTATCGCGCTACGGGGTGGAacgagcagcgtgcataTGCCCAGCTCATGACCGCAAGCTCGCTCCTGCTCGATTTTCCGGTACCGCACGGCGCCCTTCTCACCCACGCGGCCGTCTCCAATCCCTCGCtcttttccagcgcgcgcctgctcgctGTGCCTTTGAGTGGCTCGCTCGGCTACACCCACGCCGCCACCCATGCCCAGTTTAATGCAGGCTGTATCCAGCGTGCTTCGGAGCGCATGCTATCCGCAATCCCCTTTCTCCAGCCCGATACCCTCCGCACGCTacgccttgcgcagcgccctccgccgcgcgaaatgctCCTGCACGGGAACGTGCACATGCCTGCGAATCTTGTAGAGGCCCTTGCTGTAATGCGCCTCTCGCCGCACTGgcaatgcagcgcctcggcgctctcctgcgcgccgcgattTCCGCTGGTCCCCCTCGGCCGCTGGATCGGCGTGCTTCCTCCCCCCAAACCGCGccaggcgccgcgcgcgctctcAGGCGTCCCTCCCGGCACGACCAACATGACACTAGCGCTGCAGATGCAAACGGAAAAGACTGTGGCCGAGTATAGCTACTCGGTCGACGATGCACTTTGGGGCGTTTCTGTGCTCCGCACACTCTCTTCGCCTGCTTCCGGCGCCTACGGCACGCTCTGTGCAGGCGCCGAGCTTTTTATGAGCGCGCTGGAGAGGAGTGCAGGGGTTTCTATGGGGCTGCGGTACGCGATGCCGCACGGATGCCAATGGCCCGTAGAGGCGccacaagcggcgctcccTTCTGTTGCCACCCTCACGCTGAATCCCATCATGGGCCACGTCCGCACCTCGTACGCCGCCCAAGTCGATCCCGATTTGGCCGTGTGTGCGCGGTACGACTTTAATGTATTTTCCTACCTCTCTGACTTGTCGTTCGGCCTCGAGTACCGTCTATGGACGACCGAGGAGGATCTCGTGCAAGACGagtcgccgccgcgcagcctGCGCGAGACGCACGGCGTTTGGACGCCGTACGTCGCCGACAAAGCGCTGTCCCTCCGCGAAGAGCACGCTAgggctgcgccgcagccgctTGCAGCACGCTCGCCCGCGGCCGAGGAATGCGCGCCATTGTGCCACGCGCCGTCCCTGCAAGGCCTCCTCAAGTGGCGCATGAGTGCGTctggcgtgcttgcgctgctgtggGAAGGCCACTGGCATCGGTGTTTGGTCAGCGTCGGTCTCCGCACGCAGTTCGAGCCGTGCCCTTCGCTCATGGCGACgacggcgctgggcgcagaAGTTACGTATCTAGGTGCGTAG
- a CDS encoding uncharacterized protein (EggNog:ENOG503NY7P; COG:S), producing MAKVSQPELKRFLDRHISVNIQGGRKVQGTLRGYDLFLNLVVDNAVECLLVDKNQDSWESGPNCGTVVRIAFVCLMMVLVREAVRSDAGTILKFIQGLAEYEKAPEQVQATEESIVHSIFEKKFAHALIAECEDSEIKLHPIGFAVYYYAYSTWTSRPTLFLEDLFVLPEYRNLGVGKRLFKHLGDIAHKEDCARVEWNVLTWNATLSAMGGTIGAVDTSAIPGGNGGYELHQKLRTKTVRLLKKQKYDEAIATLYEGSIKLLEMNEQGSGCDLAVYLLEVYDQANIKNDSASLDRIVSILGKTTAEFWRKKVISAAVKWTCAAQGDALGDAKLRLYIAELLAKDKLYYDAEAQFIAACAQSAEGVGAFAAMMKAWNEEYSSAMAKSDPHSPPESSVERVLAGTFAMRGWIPLLVAKAAENAYLFLRTFVTLVTERNPSLLLSVKPNPKEYQSSAPVSTCKGEMYVTGNPVLNFGQNAVLLACDASQQTGGVPDQLKGAWQQLTRQFMQENNAAVGGYIFEFLSKISSTYFGLAPARPQVDMLSNMMSSIMGGGGASSDGAKQAQPASIKQLPKPADTSSFKPLEAGGQSEADELLDDEMD from the exons ATGGCGAAAGTATCGCAGCCAGAGTTGAAACGGTTCCTTGACAGGCACATTTCCGTGAATATACAGGGTGGACGCAAAGTCCAAGGCACATTGCGTGGGTATGACTTGTTTTTAAACCTTGTTGTGGACAACGCGGTGGAATGCCTCCTTGTGGATAAGAACCAAGACAGTTGGGAGTCTGGCCCAAATTGTGGCACAGTTGTACGTATTGCGTTTGTTTGTTTGATGATGG TACTCGTACGTGAAGCTGTGCGCAGTGATGCGGGCACGATTTTGAAGTTC ATCCAGGGTTTGGCCGAGTACGAAAAAGCTCCCGAGCAGGTGCAAGCTACAGAAGAATCA ATCGTACACTCCATCTTTGAAAAGAAatttgcgcatgcgctgaTTGCCGAGTGCGAAGACTCGGAAATCAAGCTGCACCCTATTGGGTTTGCCGTC TACTACTATGCCTACTCTACCTGGACGTCGCGCCCTACCTTGTTCTTGGAAGATTTGTTTGTGCTTCCCGAGTACCGCAACCTAGGTGTAGGAAAGCGTCTATTCAAGCATCTGGGCGATATTGCACACAAGGAAGACTGTGCCCGCGTGGAGTGGAATGTGCTAACTTGGAATGC TACTCTTTCTGCAATGGGCGGAACGATCGGCGCTGTAGACACAAGCGCTATCCCTGGAGGGAATGGCGGCTATGAACTGCATCAGAAACTGCGGACCAAGACGGTGCGTCTCTTGAAGAAGCAAAAGTACGATGAAGCGATCGCTACACTTTACGAAGGAAGCATCAAGCTCCTAGAGATGAACGAACAAGGCAGCGGTTGTGACTTGGCTGTGTATCTTTTGGAAGTATACGACCAAGCAAATATCAAAAACGATTCAGCTTCGCTTGACCGTATCGTAAGCATTCTCGGCAAGACCACGGCCGAGTTCTGGCGCAAAAAGGTTATTTCTGCCGCGGTGAAATGgacatgcgcagcacagggggatgcgctgggcgatgcCAAGCTGCGTCTGTACATTGCTGAGCTGCTTGCAAAAGACAAGCTGTACTATGATGCTGAAGCGCAGTTTAtagctgcgtgcgcgcagagcgccgaAGGAGTCGGCGCATTCGCAGCGATGATGAAGGCGTGGAACGAGGAGTACTCCTCAGCGATGGCAAAATCGGACCCGCACAGTCCTCCAGAAAGCTCGGTTGAGCGTGTCCTTGCAGGCACCtttgcgatgcgcggctggaTCCCATTGCTTGTCGCGAAAGCAGCGGAGAATGCGTACCTGTTCTTGCGAACGTTTGTCACCCTCGTGACTGAGCGTAACCCTTCTCTGCTCTTATCGGTGAAGCCCAATCCGAAAGAGTACCAATCTTCTGCGCCCGTATCGACTTGTAAAGGCGAGATGTATGTCACGGGAAACCCCGTGTTGAACTTTGGACAGAACGCCGTGTTGCTTGCATGCGACGCAAGCCAACAAACGGGTGGTGTACCCGACCAATTGAAGGGTGCATGGCAGCAGTTGACCCGCCAGTTTATGCAAGAAAACAATGCCGCGGTGGGTGGCTACATTTTCGAG TTTTTGTCTAAAATCTCCTCTACCTACTTCGGCCTCGCGCCTGCGCGTCCGCAGGTAGATATGCTCTCCAACATGATGTCGAGTATCATGGGTGGAGGCGGTGCATCGAGTGACGGTgcgaagcaggcgcagccTGCTTCGATCAAGCAGCTGCCAAAGCCCGCCGACACAAGCAGTTTCAAGCCGCTCGAGGCCGGCGGACAGTCGGAAGCGGATGAGCTCTTGGACGATGAAATGGATTAA